taagtgttacagtagagtctccataactcgaacctctattactcgaacgtctccttaactcgaacgaattcgttggcaccgtgaaagtttcctaataaactcttataaaaaaacctctactactcgaacctccataactcgaatatTCCCTTAAGTCGAACAGATTATTTTGTCCCTTGAAGGTTTTtgactccataactcgaattttgtggcattttgaaaaaaattgataagttTTCCTGATCATTTAACCCCttatcattttcatattttaatgtttacgtGTGATGTGCGCCTTATATTGTTCGAATGCAtgattcgaatgttttgtttgtgtttcgaACGACAACGCTTTCTCAAccaattttcaaaaacagaatTTCATAGCAATCTGACAATGGCGTCTGTGGCAGGGCCAAAAAGAAGTAGAGCCGATAACAAgtcctgtaaaataaaatacagtgccctcaaagagcttgaaaaaggaACTGCTCCAAAGCGTTTTCTCGAAATTTGGAGAAGAAATGTTGGCTTCCCTAAAggacttaaataaaaacatcaaacgaGATTATGATGATACTTGTAAACAATCAATTAtaactgatttttttcaaaaatttgagcaaaaagcaactaaaacgctctgtttttgtatttcatcAACCCAGAACCCCCAATAAGTAAGACTACGTACTTAATATACTGTTTTTGTTCATCTGGTAGGCAGATaagggaaaaattttgaaaaaacttgaaaacctctactactcgaacgtctccttaactcgaacggttTCCTTTTCCCCCTggccgttcgagttatggagactcttcTGTATCTCTCTTCAAATATGTTTATGTTGATTGCGGGAACAGACAAATCCAATTCCATATTAAGGTGCCCAAATGAGTTCTGCAACAGATAAAACCATAAAGACTTAGAGAGTTGATCCAAACTCAATACTTGATTAAAAGCTAGCAGTGATACTTACAAAAATAAGACAAGTGTTTTGAGAAAATTTTGCGGGAAAAAACTGCGGATTTAAGTGTTTTGTATACCTCACGGCAGTAAATTTTCGAGGATTGCGATTTTAACAACAATCGAAATTTCATACTAAATTATTAAACCATATTTTCACTAACAGTTTACGAGGTCTTGTATTTTTTTAGCTTTCGAGTTTTCGCGGGAATAGTCTTTACGGGTTAGCAACTTAGCCAAGTCTTGtgaaagaaactttcgcggaaagtaaaatcaacacaaaagattttatccgcgaaagtttttttcccCAAACGTTTCTTCTCTTAAAGAAGATAGTAGAATATAAAAGAGACCACAATATCTCTTCGAAATACTAGAAGTATTTAAAATCGAAGGTTACACCACATTAGAAACATAAAAGATTGTTCATTAAAGCGCAATGGCTTATAAAAAcgtgagaaagaaaaaaaacacgaaCAATAAGAACACATACCTCGCAGAGGGGTAGCAGAATCCCTTTAAAAAACGCTGCAGGTTTGAATAAGGATTTCTTTAACGCCTAAAACATAATTTGGTTAGTAAAAGCAGGGCTGGTCTGGAGTGAAGGAGCACAGACTGAAAAAGAAACGCTCGTAATGCCCATATTTGGGTAACCACCTACCATATATAGATGATAATTTAGTCTTTTGTATTCAGCAATATCATCACGTATACGTGGCAATAATACCAAGTTAAAAAacctaaaacaacaaaatttttcagAGCATTAGGAATTCCAGAACCATTAGCCACCAATCCTTATAACCTGGATATGGCAAGCTTAGTTAAAAAAACTTCGAACAGTATTCCCTCTAGAATATAAGCAGTAACAACGGATTCTATTTTTACTCGATACTTCTTACGACAAACacgttttgttttaaatatttaacgGCACAAAATCAATATTtggaaatttttattattttctgcaTCAAAATTTATTATCAGAAAgttttcctcttcttctttATCGACTCCAAGTCGCTACTGTCCCTTAAACTACTTCTTTGAAATACATCTTTATAATATaaaccgtcgtctgtctgtttgtctgttacGGAAACGCGAAATGCGATATGTAAAGGACGGGTGCCCCCGTGGAATTCTTCACGGGTTGACGACTAGTATTCTAGATTACCTTTGAGCCATTTTTGCGTTAAGATTTGAAACAAATATTCGCGACGCTTGATACATCGCAGCTGGCGTCCAGTTATCAGGTTCAGTACAGTATAGTATTTCTTCCCAGTTTTCTAACGATGGTATTATCTTGAACGCCTTGGGTAGTTTTCCGGACCGATATTTACTGAGAATTTCGCCAACACTAAAATAAAGAAGGAGAAGATTACACTTGCCTTTCTCCATTTGCTCATATAAGTCGACCACTCGTACAAAAATGGTTTTGTTTACAGCACTACCAAGCAtaagaatttcaaaataaatgcCTGATTCGTTTCCCTAAATTATTGCCATCTTTAAAATCTCCATAAAAATCACTTATCATTTAGTCGTTTGGATAATTGGGAGGCACCTTGTATATTTCCCCACTTGGAAtcatttttattattgaaaCAATGTAAAGTTGAATGCAGGTAGAGAAAACCATCTGTTAAAATAATATGAGATGATGGATAGGAGAAGCACAGTATTACAACATTaccttttaaaaacattcactACTTTTTCGTCCAACACCGGTCTTTCAGGAGCTTCTAAAACATACAATGGATGTTTTGCAAAGTACGACTACTTATgatgaaatattgaaaaaaacttttggtCATGTAAAGTGACTTCGAATATTAATGAAAACAGTAGTTCCTAGGAACATATATCTTTAACGTATAGCTTCAAAAATTATATAGCATCCAACgtataatttaataaaatatatagagctgcaaaatatatttcatgAAACTTTACGTTGAATGCTAAGCACTCAACGGatagtttcataaaatacatagcctccaatgtatatatattttaacctaTACCCTGCATTCCATCATACAGAATTTAAGAAAATATGCAGCATTCAACGCAGAAACTAAATACACATTTTCTTTCGGTTCGTTTGAAGATCAGAAAGTTTCATAAAATAGATTAAGTACAGGAAAAAGTTTATTCTAAATTTTCTTATGttccttctttttttaatgtcagATCagcagtttttaaaataattacatgTGGCTAAAACTTTGTTCCATATTCCCATTCCTgaaatgttgtgtttttttctatGGTCAATTTCCTAAATATTTCACGAATTTTTTCCGGGCAAaaatttatagatttcaaaGTATGGTTCAGACTAACCTGACATGTGACTCTGTATTTCTGtctttttatcatttatttttccCATTATAATATCAGCCAAAGTTCTACGTTCTTTTGGTTCGGCAGACATGAAATCTTCGAGTGCTTTTTCATCTTCTTTATCAATTTGCTGATACATTAAAGGATGAAAATATAAATAGCAGTAGTTAGGAAAAAGCAGATATTTGAAAAACGAGGTGTTAAGGCATATAAATGGCGAAACAAAACAAAGGTTCAAGGGGCTCACAAATCGAAAGGTGTGAGTTGAACGTCTACCCAAAGTTTACCCCGTTCTCCCATCGCTCTTAGTAGTAATCAGAAAATGTTACTTAAGTATAGTAAAGCCCTAAAACTACAGATAAGCATATTATACTCTACtgcgaaatcagttcaaattaGTTGAAAACACTTTATATTCTCCAAAAACAATGTCGGGTTGACATTTAGAATACACTTTTGGATTTGTGACtcagaaaaacagaaaaaaacttacaaaatcTTCGTAATATTGTTCATCTGCATAATTTTCCGATTCATCGGATGACGATTCAGCTTTTGACGTTTTACCCAGGTATGTTTtctctttttgtgtttttttagttttgtgtttGCTAACTGCGCCATATTCTTCTTCAAGATCATCCTGTTGAGCACGAGCTTGATCGAGAATTTTCTTTGACAATTTATCACCAATgaactgaaaaaacaaaaatggttaaTACTGGATATTCACATGTACTAACTAATCAAAtgttttctaataaaaatagtACTGGAAAGATTGATTTTGTGATAACGTACAGTTGAATTAACAACCTGTTTGATGCTGGATATTCACATGTACTAACTATTCAAAtgttttctaataaaaatagtACTGAAAAGATTGATTTTGTGATAACGTACAGTTGAATTAACAACCTGTTTGATGCTGGATATTAACACAGTAACTGATCGAATTTGTCgccaaaaaatatattaaaattttcaggagTCCAAAATATCAACAGACGAGAGACTTGGGTAACCAAATTTATATAGCtctaacaaaatgtaaaaaaatcccACTTTTGCTTTAGTAATGAAAATAAATCTTTCCACATTGTCTCGAAGTAACGAAAAAGGTAAGAGTCATAAAATTTTAGGCCATACCTTGTTCAGAACAAAAGTTATtgaaaattaagcaaaaaaattactacCCCGCCGAGAAAGGGTTACTCAAATGGTCAGCAAAAACAGGTGTTCTCAGAAAAATAGTACCGTCTTAGccgaaaaattaataaaatcagCAAATTTTCAACCTTGTCAATCATTTTTATGCTATACTATATTCTGCCAAGTTTCATCATCATAGCTTATGCCATTTAAAAGATACTTGAATGGCTTCATATAAATTCCCCTTAATCCACCCCTGACTA
This DNA window, taken from Hydractinia symbiolongicarpus strain clone_291-10 chromosome 15, HSymV2.1, whole genome shotgun sequence, encodes the following:
- the LOC130629138 gene encoding bystin-like, which produces MGKIKTEKKSRKGLTEEILDNGQIVKEKRRKSRETSKRQDDDEQFIGDKLSKKILDQARAQQDDLEEEYGAVSKHKTKKTQKEKTYLGKTSKAESSSDESENYADEQYYEDFQIDKEDEKALEDFMSAEPKERRTLADIIMGKINDKKTEIQSHMSEAPERPVLDEKVVNVFKSVGEILSKYRSGKLPKAFKIIPSLENWEEILYCTEPDNWTPAAMYQASRIFVSNLNAKMAQRFFNLVLLPRIRDDIAEYKRLNYHLYMALKKSLFKPAAFFKGILLPLCESGSCSLREAVIIGSVLAKTSIPVLHSAATMLKIAEMEYTGANSIFLRLLLDKKYALPFRVIDALVYHFVRFQSDKRELPVLWHQAFLTFVQRYKEDIASEQKEALLELCKKHNHHKITPEIRRELTQSKSRDEEIPSEAMGMPMNFDD